The following are encoded together in the Vicinamibacterales bacterium genome:
- the nuoD gene encoding NADH dehydrogenase (quinone) subunit D, with amino-acid sequence MPELRQETMTVNMGPQHPSTHGVLNLVVQLSGETIVKADTTIGFLHTGIEKTAEQKKWQQVIPLVERMDYLGAQSNSLAFCLSVERLLGVEPQMPERVKNIRILLAETQRIASHLVSLGTHALEVGAVSVLMYCLSDRERILNIYEMIAGFRMFPSYIRVGGLREDLPQGFHEAVRAFLDFFPGRVDEYEKLLTKNQVWLKRTKGVGVISQGDHIQYGLVGPMARAIGVPYDVRKVFPYIGYDTYDFNVPVQQNGDVYDRYLVRIAEMRESVRICRQTLDRISPRGDFDIKDYRIVPPPKDKVYTEMEALIQHFLIYSQGFTVPAGEAYVPVEGPRGEHGVYIVSDGSNRPYRIKMRPATFYACQALPKMIEGGMIADVIAVIGSTDVVMGDVDR; translated from the coding sequence ATGCCTGAACTGCGTCAAGAGACGATGACCGTCAACATGGGGCCGCAGCACCCCAGCACGCACGGCGTGCTGAACCTCGTGGTGCAGCTCTCCGGCGAGACGATTGTCAAGGCGGACACGACCATCGGCTTCCTGCACACCGGCATCGAGAAGACCGCCGAGCAGAAAAAGTGGCAGCAGGTGATCCCGCTCGTCGAGCGCATGGACTATCTCGGCGCGCAGTCGAACTCGCTCGCCTTCTGCCTGTCGGTGGAGCGGCTGCTCGGCGTCGAGCCGCAGATGCCGGAGCGGGTGAAGAACATCCGCATCCTGCTCGCCGAGACCCAGCGCATCGCCAGCCACCTGGTGAGCCTCGGCACGCACGCGCTCGAGGTCGGCGCGGTGTCGGTGCTGATGTACTGCCTCAGCGACCGCGAGCGGATCCTCAACATCTACGAGATGATCGCCGGGTTCCGCATGTTCCCGAGCTACATCCGGGTAGGCGGCCTGCGCGAGGATCTGCCGCAGGGGTTCCACGAAGCGGTTCGCGCCTTCCTCGACTTCTTCCCGGGCCGGGTCGACGAGTACGAGAAGCTGCTGACCAAGAACCAGGTCTGGCTGAAGCGCACCAAGGGTGTCGGCGTGATCTCCCAGGGCGACCATATCCAGTACGGCCTGGTCGGCCCGATGGCGCGCGCGATCGGCGTGCCCTACGACGTCCGCAAGGTGTTTCCCTACATCGGCTACGACACCTACGACTTCAACGTGCCGGTCCAGCAGAACGGCGACGTCTACGATCGTTACCTGGTGCGCATCGCCGAGATGCGCGAGAGCGTCAGGATCTGCCGCCAGACGCTCGACCGCATCAGCCCGCGCGGCGACTTCGACATCAAGGACTATCGCATCGTCCCGCCGCCCAAGGACAAGGTCTATACGGAGATGGAGGCGCTGATCCAGCACTTCCTGATCTACTCGCAGGGGTTCACCGTGCCGGCTGGCGAGGCCTACGTGCCGGTGGAAGGGCCGCGCGGCGAGCACGGCGTCTACATCGTGTCGGACGGATCGAACCGGCCCTACCGGATCAAGATGCGGCCGGCGACGTTCTATGCCTGCCAGGCGCTGCCGAAGATGATCGAGGGCGGGATGATCGCCGACGTCATCGCGGTGATCGGGTCGACCGACGTGGTCATGGGAGACGTGGATCGATGA
- a CDS encoding NAD-dependent epimerase/dehydratase family protein, translating into MSTAIVTGSAGLIGSETARVLCGHGVTVAGIDNDMRRRFFGDEASTAGVRRELEALSGYRHYDLDIRDLAALEPVFAGFGADTTLVVHTAAQPSHDWAARDPLLDFEVNAAATLRLLELTRRHCPEAAFVYTSTNKVYGDTPNRLPLVERDTRWDIDPSHPFAAGIPESMSIDQSLHSLFGASKVAADVAVQEYARYFGMKTAVFRCGCLTGPRHSGAELHGFLAYLMKCACTGRPYTVFGYQGKQVRDNIHSADVVAAFLEFWRAPRGGGEVYNLGGGLHSNCSMLEAIGLCETIAGRTLQWTYSPTNRIGDHIWYVSDLRKFQAHYPQWRMQYDLEALLRDIYESNLTRWRREPA; encoded by the coding sequence ATGTCCACTGCGATCGTCACCGGTTCGGCCGGGCTGATCGGATCCGAAACGGCCCGTGTGCTGTGCGGCCACGGCGTCACCGTGGCGGGCATCGACAACGACATGCGCCGCCGGTTTTTCGGCGACGAGGCGTCGACGGCCGGGGTTCGCCGCGAGCTGGAAGCGCTGTCCGGCTATCGACACTACGATCTCGATATCCGCGACCTCGCGGCGCTCGAGCCGGTGTTCGCCGGGTTCGGCGCCGACACCACGCTGGTCGTCCACACCGCCGCGCAGCCGTCGCACGACTGGGCCGCCCGCGATCCGCTGCTCGATTTCGAGGTCAACGCGGCCGCCACGCTGCGGCTGCTCGAACTGACCCGCCGCCACTGTCCCGAGGCGGCCTTCGTCTACACGTCGACCAACAAGGTGTACGGCGACACGCCGAACCGCCTGCCGCTCGTCGAACGCGACACGCGCTGGGACATCGACCCGTCGCATCCGTTCGCGGCCGGCATCCCGGAGTCGATGTCGATCGATCAGTCGCTGCATTCGCTGTTCGGCGCCTCGAAGGTGGCCGCCGACGTGGCGGTACAGGAATACGCCCGCTACTTCGGGATGAAGACGGCGGTGTTCCGCTGCGGCTGCCTCACCGGACCGCGCCATTCCGGCGCCGAGCTGCACGGTTTTCTCGCCTACCTGATGAAGTGCGCCTGTACCGGCCGGCCCTACACCGTCTTCGGCTACCAGGGGAAGCAGGTCCGCGACAATATCCACTCAGCCGACGTCGTAGCGGCGTTCCTGGAGTTCTGGCGGGCGCCGCGCGGCGGCGGCGAAGTCTACAATCTCGGCGGCGGGCTCCACAGCAACTGCTCGATGCTCGAAGCGATCGGCCTCTGCGAGACGATCGCCGGCCGGACGCTGCAGTGGACCTACTCGCCGACCAACCGCATCGGCGATCACATCTGGTACGTGAGCGATCTCCGCAAGTTCCAGGCGCACTATCCGCAGTGGCGCATGCAGTACGACCTCGAGGCGCTGCTGCGCGACATCTACGAGAGCAACCTGACGCGGTGGCGGCGCGAGCCGGCCTGA
- the nuoF gene encoding NADH-quinone oxidoreductase subunit NuoF, with product MDPILTKYVSEPNGYALDFYLKHEGYQALKKALAMPPNDVIETVKASGLRGRGGAGFPTGLKWQFVDKKTEPRYICCNADESEPGTFKDHVLMERNPHLLFEGCLIGCWAIGAKVAYIYIRGEFYHVQKVMEAELAKAYAQGYAGKNILGSGFDCDIVLHRGAGAYEAGEETALIESLEGKRAQPRIKPPFPAVAGLYQKPTAVNNVETLCNLPAIITNGPEWFAKLGPEKNGGPKLYCVSGHVRKPGVFEASMNTTLNELIFERAGGIRDGHQLKAVIPGGSSVPILLPHELDIPASFDSVQKAGSMLGSAGIIVMDETTCMVWAAMNLMHFYKHESCGKCTPCREGGDWLFKILSKIERGDGEMRDLDLLTSVSNNIAGKTLCAFGDAEATPPLTTLKHFRAEYEAHIREGRCTVPAEWRSRGTLAAAH from the coding sequence ATGGACCCGATTCTCACGAAGTACGTAAGCGAGCCGAATGGCTACGCGCTCGACTTCTACCTGAAGCACGAGGGCTATCAGGCGCTGAAGAAGGCGCTCGCCATGCCGCCGAACGACGTCATCGAGACGGTCAAGGCGTCGGGGCTGCGCGGTCGCGGCGGCGCCGGTTTTCCGACCGGCCTGAAGTGGCAGTTCGTCGACAAGAAGACGGAGCCGCGCTACATCTGCTGCAACGCCGACGAGAGCGAGCCCGGCACGTTCAAGGATCACGTGCTGATGGAGCGCAACCCGCACCTGCTCTTCGAAGGCTGCCTGATCGGGTGCTGGGCGATCGGCGCCAAGGTCGCCTACATCTACATCCGCGGCGAGTTCTATCACGTGCAGAAGGTGATGGAAGCGGAGCTGGCCAAGGCCTACGCGCAGGGCTACGCGGGGAAGAACATCCTCGGCTCCGGCTTCGATTGCGACATCGTCCTTCACCGCGGCGCCGGCGCCTACGAGGCCGGCGAGGAGACGGCGCTGATCGAGTCGCTCGAGGGCAAGCGCGCCCAGCCGCGCATCAAGCCGCCGTTCCCGGCTGTCGCCGGCCTGTATCAGAAGCCGACCGCGGTCAACAACGTCGAGACGCTCTGCAACCTGCCGGCGATCATCACCAACGGCCCGGAGTGGTTCGCCAAGCTCGGTCCCGAGAAGAACGGCGGCCCGAAGCTGTACTGCGTCAGCGGCCACGTCAGGAAGCCGGGCGTCTTCGAGGCGTCGATGAACACGACGCTCAACGAGCTGATCTTCGAGCGCGCCGGCGGCATCCGCGACGGCCACCAGTTGAAAGCGGTCATCCCGGGCGGCTCGTCGGTGCCGATCCTGCTGCCGCACGAGCTCGACATCCCGGCCAGCTTCGACTCGGTGCAGAAGGCCGGGTCGATGCTGGGATCGGCCGGCATCATCGTCATGGACGAGACCACGTGCATGGTGTGGGCGGCGATGAACCTGATGCACTTCTACAAGCACGAGTCGTGCGGCAAGTGCACGCCGTGCCGCGAAGGGGGCGACTGGCTGTTCAAGATCCTGTCGAAGATCGAGCGCGGCGACGGCGAGATGCGCGACCTCGATCTGCTGACCAGCGTCTCGAACAACATCGCCGGCAAGACGCTGTGCGCGTTCGGCGACGCCGAGGCGACGCCGCCGCTGACCACCCTCAAGCACTTCCGCGCCGAATACGAGGCCCACATCCGCGAGGGACGCTGCACGGTGCCGGCCGAGTGGCGATCGCGCGGAACGCTGGCGGCGGCGCACTGA
- a CDS encoding NADH-quinone oxidoreductase subunit B family protein — MSEFEIPVLTTTVEKMVQWARRSSIWPVTFGLACCAIEMMAMSTSRYDIARFGAEVFRGSPRQSDLMIVAGRLSRKMAPVLRRIYDQMPEPKYVLSMGACASVGGVFDNYALVQGVDQIVPVDVFVPGCPPRPESLIYGIVQLQKKIDQQRLGELSSESSRLPGRALIVNG, encoded by the coding sequence ATGTCTGAGTTCGAGATTCCCGTTCTGACCACCACCGTCGAGAAGATGGTGCAGTGGGCGCGCCGGTCATCGATCTGGCCGGTCACCTTTGGCCTCGCCTGCTGCGCGATCGAAATGATGGCGATGAGCACGTCGCGCTACGACATCGCGCGCTTCGGCGCCGAGGTCTTCCGCGGCTCACCGCGCCAGTCGGATCTGATGATCGTCGCCGGGCGGCTGTCGCGGAAGATGGCGCCGGTGCTGCGCCGCATCTACGACCAGATGCCCGAGCCGAAATACGTGCTGTCGATGGGCGCCTGTGCGTCGGTGGGCGGCGTGTTCGACAACTACGCGCTGGTGCAGGGCGTCGATCAGATCGTGCCCGTCGACGTGTTCGTGCCCGGCTGCCCGCCGCGTCCAGAGTCGCTCATCTACGGCATCGTCCAGCTGCAGAAGAAGATCGACCAGCAGCGGCTCGGCGAGTTGTCGAGCGAGTCGTCGCGCCTGCCCGGGCGAGCCCTGATTGTCAATGGATGA
- the nuoH gene encoding NADH-quinone oxidoreductase subunit NuoH translates to MGQLTLADFGLSQALIAHVVLIVVVFQALVLTSAFMVWMERKVCAYIQDREGPNRVGPAGLLQPFADVIKLVFKEDLQPKAADAFLFAIAPIISTATAFAAFSVVPFGGETTLFGLLDQPLRLEATDVNVAVLVIFAVASMGVYGIVLAGWSSNSKYSLLGGLRSAAQMISYELSYGLALAAVVMLAGSLSLRDVVTNQAGYWWHVIPKWYLFLQPFGFVIYMTAGVAETNRAPFDFPEAEQELVAGYHTEYSSMSFALFFMAEYINMVTVSAVATSLYLGGWLGPFSERLGVGWMYFIAKVLLLLFFYVWMRWTLPRYRYDQLMEFGWKWLLPGAVLNLIATAALVIWLG, encoded by the coding sequence ATGGGCCAACTGACACTCGCGGATTTCGGACTGAGCCAGGCGCTGATCGCACACGTGGTGCTGATCGTCGTCGTCTTCCAGGCGCTGGTCCTGACTTCGGCCTTCATGGTGTGGATGGAGCGCAAGGTGTGCGCCTACATCCAGGACCGCGAGGGGCCCAACCGGGTCGGGCCGGCGGGACTGCTGCAGCCCTTCGCCGACGTCATCAAGCTGGTCTTCAAGGAAGACCTGCAGCCCAAGGCGGCCGACGCCTTCCTGTTCGCGATCGCGCCGATCATCTCGACCGCGACGGCGTTCGCGGCGTTCTCGGTGGTGCCCTTCGGCGGCGAGACGACGTTGTTCGGGCTGCTGGATCAGCCGCTGCGCCTCGAGGCCACCGACGTCAACGTCGCGGTGCTGGTGATCTTCGCGGTGGCGTCGATGGGCGTCTACGGCATCGTGCTCGCCGGCTGGAGCTCCAACAGCAAGTACTCCCTGCTCGGCGGCCTGCGCAGCGCCGCGCAGATGATCAGCTACGAGCTGTCGTACGGGCTGGCGCTGGCGGCGGTGGTCATGCTCGCCGGGTCGCTGTCGCTGCGCGACGTGGTGACCAATCAGGCGGGCTACTGGTGGCACGTCATCCCCAAGTGGTACCTGTTCCTGCAGCCGTTCGGCTTCGTCATCTACATGACGGCGGGGGTCGCCGAGACCAATCGCGCGCCGTTCGACTTTCCGGAAGCGGAGCAGGAGCTCGTCGCCGGCTACCACACCGAGTACAGCAGCATGTCCTTCGCGCTGTTCTTCATGGCGGAGTACATCAACATGGTGACGGTGTCGGCGGTGGCGACCAGCCTCTATCTCGGCGGCTGGCTCGGCCCGTTCTCGGAGCGGCTCGGCGTCGGCTGGATGTACTTCATCGCCAAGGTGCTGCTGCTGCTCTTCTTCTACGTCTGGATGCGCTGGACGCTGCCGCGCTACCGCTACGACCAGTTGATGGAGTTCGGCTGGAAATGGCTGCTGCCAGGGGCGGTGCTGAACCTCATCGCCACGGCGGCGCTGGTCATCTGGTTAGGATAA
- a CDS encoding NADH-quinone oxidoreductase subunit J has protein sequence MSLVAFYVFAALAVVASIGVVSSRNPMHSVMLLIVSFGALAGLYVLLDAPFTAVTQIIVYAGAIMVLFLFVVMLLNQHREDDPDVVPASLRGINLRAAVLLSILLAGEVAWALSRLGPTGFNQEPGAAASISSVARIGTALFTTHAFAFEVTSVLILVSMVGAVVVARREH, from the coding sequence ATGTCACTAGTTGCTTTTTACGTCTTTGCCGCCCTCGCGGTCGTCGCGTCGATCGGCGTGGTGTCGTCACGCAACCCGATGCACAGCGTGATGCTGCTGATCGTGTCGTTCGGCGCGCTCGCCGGACTCTACGTGCTGCTCGACGCGCCGTTCACCGCGGTCACCCAGATCATCGTCTACGCCGGGGCGATCATGGTGCTGTTCCTGTTCGTCGTCATGCTCCTCAACCAGCATCGCGAGGACGATCCGGATGTCGTGCCGGCGTCGCTGCGCGGCATCAACCTGCGCGCGGCGGTGCTGCTGTCGATCCTGCTGGCGGGCGAGGTGGCCTGGGCTCTGTCGCGCCTGGGGCCGACCGGCTTCAACCAGGAGCCCGGCGCGGCCGCGTCGATCAGCAGCGTCGCGCGGATCGGCACGGCGCTGTTCACGACGCACGCGTTTGCCTTCGAGGTCACCTCGGTGTTGATCCTGGTCTCGATGGTCGGCGCGGTCGTGGTCGCGCGGAGAGAGCACTGA
- the ndhC gene encoding NADH-quinone oxidoreductase subunit A — translation MNPWLPVLIMLGMGGGFAVVNIGLGKLVAPRRPTPEKEAPYECGMPPVGDARDRHPVKFYLVAMIFLLFDIEIAFLYPWALAVRDLRWVGFFQLIVFFLLLLTGYVYVWRKGVFDWGHERQPRA, via the coding sequence ATGAACCCCTGGCTTCCTGTCCTGATCATGCTCGGCATGGGCGGCGGCTTCGCCGTGGTCAACATCGGCCTCGGCAAGCTGGTGGCGCCGCGCCGGCCCACTCCGGAAAAAGAAGCGCCCTACGAGTGCGGCATGCCGCCGGTCGGCGACGCCCGCGACCGTCACCCGGTCAAGTTCTACCTGGTGGCGATGATCTTCCTGTTGTTCGACATCGAGATTGCCTTTCTCTACCCCTGGGCGCTGGCCGTGCGCGACTTGCGCTGGGTCGGCTTCTTCCAGCTGATCGTGTTCTTCCTGCTGCTGCTGACCGGCTACGTCTACGTGTGGCGCAAGGGCGTGTTCGACTGGGGCCACGAGCGGCAGCCACGAGCGTGA
- the gmhA gene encoding D-sedoheptulose 7-phosphate isomerase: MDVARIADEALAAAAKLHERMRGNLGPALLAAQTIAEALRAGGKLLVFGNGGSAADAQHLSAELVGRFQKERAAFPAIALTVDTSVLTSVANDYSFKHVFARQIEALGRPGDVALGISTSGESPNVVAALQTARTQGLKTVALTGRDGGTVGRVADIHVNVPDQNTQRVQEVHQTLLHVLCEVIEANA, from the coding sequence ATGGACGTCGCCCGGATCGCGGACGAGGCGCTGGCGGCGGCCGCCAAACTGCACGAACGGATGCGCGGCAACCTCGGGCCGGCACTGCTCGCCGCGCAGACGATCGCCGAGGCGCTGCGGGCGGGCGGCAAGCTGCTGGTGTTCGGCAACGGCGGCAGCGCCGCCGACGCCCAGCATTTGTCGGCGGAACTGGTGGGACGGTTTCAGAAGGAGCGCGCCGCCTTTCCGGCGATCGCCCTGACGGTGGATACCAGCGTGCTGACGAGCGTGGCCAACGACTATTCGTTCAAGCACGTGTTCGCGCGGCAGATCGAGGCGCTCGGGCGGCCGGGCGACGTCGCGCTCGGCATCTCGACGAGCGGCGAGTCGCCGAACGTGGTCGCGGCGCTGCAGACCGCCCGCACCCAGGGGCTCAAGACCGTGGCGCTGACCGGCCGCGACGGCGGCACCGTCGGTCGGGTGGCCGACATCCACGTGAACGTGCCGGACCAGAACACGCAGCGCGTGCAGGAGGTGCATCAGACCCTGCTGCACGTGCTGTGCGAGGTGATTGAGGCCAATGCCTGA
- the nuoE gene encoding NADH-quinone oxidoreductase subunit NuoE: MSFHPLIPYGTDRWHRSERVLLAAGAPFVYTAERAARLEEICSQYPPEWRKSAVLAALYLVQEQQGSLTASAVRHVAEFLRITPADVEDVASYYVMFFKAPVGTYVLQVCRTLSCALAGAERVTESLSEKLGLKVGETDASGMFTLLEFECLGACDRAPVVMVNNEHWHERATPENCSKLVDDLKASGLPALSGCHLHVERRQG; encoded by the coding sequence ATGAGTTTCCATCCGTTGATTCCGTACGGCACCGATCGGTGGCATCGCTCGGAGCGCGTGCTGCTCGCGGCCGGCGCGCCGTTCGTCTACACCGCGGAACGCGCCGCCCGCCTCGAGGAGATCTGCAGCCAGTATCCGCCGGAGTGGCGCAAGTCGGCGGTGCTGGCGGCGCTCTACCTCGTGCAGGAGCAGCAGGGCTCCCTCACCGCGAGCGCCGTCCGTCACGTCGCCGAGTTCCTGCGCATCACGCCGGCCGACGTCGAGGACGTCGCCAGCTACTACGTGATGTTCTTCAAGGCGCCGGTCGGCACCTACGTGCTGCAGGTGTGCCGCACGCTGTCGTGCGCGCTGGCGGGAGCCGAGCGCGTGACCGAGTCGCTCAGCGAGAAGCTGGGACTGAAAGTCGGCGAGACCGACGCGTCCGGGATGTTCACCCTGCTCGAGTTCGAGTGCCTCGGCGCCTGCGACCGGGCGCCGGTGGTGATGGTGAACAACGAACACTGGCACGAGCGCGCGACTCCCGAGAATTGTTCGAAGCTGGTGGATGATTTGAAAGCGAGTGGCCTGCCCGCACTGTCTGGCTGCCACCTGCATGTCGAACGGAGGCAGGGCTGA
- a CDS encoding NADH-quinone oxidoreductase subunit C: MDSAHILETLRGLVPNGAVQAAPAADGMPAIDVAAAHAPAVCQALRDDPALQFALAVDMTAVDYLPREPRFEVVVHLVSLGIAPYGDTPKRLRVKIRLSGADPRMPTLSGVWKSMNWAEREVYDLFGIHFDGHPDLRRILMPDDWEGHPARKDYPVQIKMTPKVYEPLQVTAQEFAANMQQQRDRAQRD, from the coding sequence ATGGATAGCGCGCACATCCTCGAGACGCTGCGCGGCCTGGTGCCCAACGGCGCCGTGCAGGCCGCGCCGGCGGCCGACGGCATGCCGGCCATCGACGTCGCGGCCGCGCACGCGCCGGCCGTCTGTCAGGCGCTGCGCGACGATCCGGCGCTGCAGTTCGCGCTGGCCGTCGACATGACGGCGGTCGACTATCTGCCGCGCGAGCCGCGCTTCGAGGTGGTCGTGCATCTCGTGTCGCTCGGCATCGCTCCCTACGGCGACACGCCGAAGCGGCTGCGCGTCAAGATCCGCCTGTCTGGCGCCGATCCCCGCATGCCGACACTGTCCGGCGTCTGGAAGTCGATGAACTGGGCCGAGCGCGAAGTCTACGACCTCTTCGGAATCCACTTCGACGGGCATCCCGATCTGCGCCGGATTCTGATGCCCGACGACTGGGAAGGTCATCCGGCGCGCAAAGACTATCCGGTGCAGATCAAGATGACGCCGAAGGTCTACGAGCCGCTGCAGGTGACGGCGCAGGAGTTCGCGGCCAACATGCAGCAGCAGCGCGATCGGGCGCAGCGGGACTGA
- the nuoK gene encoding NADH-quinone oxidoreductase subunit NuoK, translating to MATLNHFLVLSGVLFSIGTAGVFLRHNLITILLSIEIMLNAVNVTFVAVGRYQNSVDGQIITFFVMTVAAAEAAVGLALVIALFRHRETLSPDAFTSLKW from the coding sequence ATGGCCACGCTGAACCACTTCCTCGTCCTCTCCGGGGTGCTGTTCTCGATTGGCACGGCTGGCGTGTTTCTGCGCCACAACCTGATCACGATCCTGCTGTCGATCGAGATCATGCTCAACGCGGTCAACGTCACGTTCGTGGCGGTGGGACGCTACCAGAACTCGGTCGACGGACAGATCATCACGTTCTTCGTCATGACCGTCGCGGCGGCGGAGGCGGCGGTCGGTCTGGCGCTGGTGATCGCGCTCTTCCGGCACCGCGAGACGCTCAGCCCCGACGCCTTCACGTCTCTGAAATGGTGA
- the nuoL gene encoding NADH-quinone oxidoreductase subunit L, with amino-acid sequence MLALIPLLPLLGFCLNSLLGKRLPKSISGGVACAAMLGAFGVSLMSVVAAHGAAEHFVQQTFFRWLASGDLQIPVAFLVDPLSSLMILVITGIGSLIHIYSTAYMQEESDSEYARYFSYLNLFAAFMLVLVLGSTFPVMFVGWEGVGLCSYLLIGFWFKKRSAADAGKKAFIVNRIGDFGFILGMLLLFVTFGTLDFQEVGWAVTARAPEASLGVLTAATLLLFLGATGKSAQIPLYVWLPDAMEGPTPVSALIHAATMVTAGVYMIGRNAVLFSHTPITLAVVAGIGVATALMAGTIGLVQNDIKRVLAYSTVSQLGYMFLAMGVGAYAAGIFHLYTHAFFKALLFLGSGAVIHALHGEQDLRNMGGLRKALPITYWTFLIGAIAIAGVPPLAGFFSKDEILWRTYAGGHTLLWTIGMLTALLTATYMFRLVFLAFHGERRHEAPDAAPAHPEEEEPAAQAGHPSHSQHDLHPLHDAPPAMALALVLLAIGSVVAGFVGVPHSLGGGNLIEAFLEPSFEAHQTAPANPEFQVTQARPEDRRVELPNESRSVQEDDTRTELLLMGLSSGLALAGIGLAAYFWLRNRAAATRVARVATPVYALLLNKYYVDEIYDAVVVQPIKGISTLLLWRGIDTGVIDGLVNAVGGLVRGSSSSLRRLQSGSIRAYAASLLLGVVVILGWYLLR; translated from the coding sequence ATGCTCGCACTGATTCCGTTACTGCCGCTTCTGGGCTTCTGCCTCAACAGCTTGCTCGGCAAGCGGCTGCCGAAGTCGATCTCCGGGGGGGTCGCCTGCGCGGCGATGCTCGGCGCCTTTGGCGTCTCGCTGATGAGCGTGGTCGCCGCGCACGGCGCCGCCGAGCACTTCGTGCAGCAGACGTTCTTCCGCTGGCTGGCATCGGGCGACCTGCAGATTCCGGTGGCCTTCCTCGTCGATCCGCTGTCGTCGCTGATGATCCTGGTGATCACCGGCATCGGCTCGCTCATCCACATCTACTCGACCGCCTACATGCAGGAGGAGAGCGACAGCGAGTACGCCCGCTATTTCTCCTACCTGAACCTGTTTGCGGCGTTCATGCTGGTGCTGGTGCTCGGCTCGACGTTCCCGGTGATGTTCGTCGGCTGGGAAGGCGTCGGTTTGTGCTCGTACCTGCTGATCGGTTTCTGGTTCAAGAAGCGGTCGGCGGCCGACGCCGGCAAGAAGGCGTTCATCGTCAATCGCATCGGCGACTTCGGGTTCATCCTCGGGATGCTGCTGCTGTTCGTCACCTTCGGCACGCTCGATTTCCAGGAGGTCGGCTGGGCGGTGACCGCGCGCGCGCCAGAGGCGTCGCTCGGCGTGCTGACCGCGGCGACGCTGCTGCTGTTCCTCGGCGCGACCGGCAAGTCGGCGCAGATTCCGCTCTACGTCTGGCTGCCCGACGCGATGGAGGGCCCGACGCCGGTGTCGGCGCTGATCCATGCGGCGACCATGGTGACGGCGGGCGTCTACATGATCGGCCGGAACGCGGTGCTGTTCAGCCATACGCCGATCACGCTGGCCGTCGTCGCCGGGATCGGCGTGGCGACCGCGCTGATGGCCGGCACGATCGGCCTCGTGCAGAACGACATCAAGCGGGTGCTGGCCTACTCGACCGTCTCGCAGCTCGGCTACATGTTCCTGGCGATGGGGGTCGGCGCCTATGCGGCCGGCATCTTCCACCTCTACACGCACGCGTTCTTCAAGGCGCTGCTCTTCCTTGGATCAGGCGCGGTGATCCACGCGCTGCACGGCGAGCAGGACCTGCGCAACATGGGCGGGCTCAGGAAGGCCCTGCCGATCACCTACTGGACGTTCCTGATCGGGGCGATCGCGATCGCCGGCGTGCCGCCGCTCGCCGGGTTCTTCAGCAAGGACGAGATCCTGTGGCGCACCTATGCCGGCGGCCACACCCTGCTCTGGACGATCGGCATGCTCACGGCGTTGCTGACCGCCACCTACATGTTCCGCCTGGTCTTCCTGGCGTTCCACGGAGAGCGGCGTCATGAAGCTCCCGACGCCGCGCCGGCGCATCCCGAAGAAGAAGAGCCCGCCGCGCAAGCCGGGCACCCTTCGCACTCTCAGCACGACTTGCACCCTCTCCACGATGCGCCCCCCGCGATGGCGCTCGCGCTCGTCCTGCTCGCGATCGGCTCGGTCGTCGCCGGCTTCGTCGGCGTGCCGCACTCGCTCGGCGGCGGCAACCTGATCGAAGCGTTCCTCGAGCCGTCGTTCGAAGCGCACCAGACGGCGCCCGCCAACCCCGAGTTCCAGGTCACGCAGGCGCGTCCCGAGGACCGCCGCGTTGAGCTCCCGAACGAGTCCAGGTCGGTGCAGGAAGATGACACGCGCACCGAGCTGCTGCTGATGGGGCTGTCGTCGGGACTCGCGCTGGCCGGCATCGGGCTGGCTGCCTATTTCTGGCTGCGCAACCGCGCCGCCGCGACCCGCGTGGCGCGCGTCGCGACGCCGGTCTACGCGCTGCTGCTCAACAAGTACTACGTCGACGAGATCTACGACGCGGTCGTCGTCCAGCCGATCAAGGGGATCTCGACGCTGCTCCTGTGGAGAGGCATCGACACCGGGGTGATCGATGGGCTCGTCAACGCCGTCGGCGGGCTGGTACGCGGGTCGAGCAGTTCGCTTCGGCGACTGCAGAGCGGCTCGATTCGGGCCTACGCGGCGTCGCTGTTGCTGGGTGTAGTGGTGATTCTGGGATGGTACCTACTGCGGTAG